Genomic segment of Sodaliphilus pleomorphus:
TGATTACTAACGCTCGACTTGCGGCTGCATTTGTCGATGCATTCTGCGACATGAAGCTTGACGACATTGAAATCAAGAGCTGGGACGAATACTAAAAAATTGTCAGCCGGTTCACTCATTATAAGTATATCAAAAGCCACTATTGCACTACATGGTGGCTTTTGCTTTTATTAGATAGAATGGGAAGAAGCAAGACATTTCATTTCAAGCAGTTTGATGTACTCAACGACAAGACTGCCATGAAAGTTGGCACCGATGGCGTTCTGCTTGGAGCCTGGTGCAATGTGTCGGGTGCAAGGCGGGTGCTCGACGTGGGTACTGGTTGTGGCGTGATTGCTCTCATGGTTGCCCAACGAAATCCAGATGCATCGGTGTTGGGCATTGACATCGATGCCAGTGGGGTAGAGGAAGCTTCCTACAACTTTGCGCACTCGCCATGGGGCGATAGGCTGGAAGCTCGCTGTGTCGACTTCAATGACCTTGATTTCAGTGCAGCCTTTGACTTGGTTGTATCAAATCCGCCATTTTTCACCTGTGGCGTACTCCCCCCCAATCAAAAACGGCTGAATGCCCGGCACACGCGCATGCTCACGTTTGAATCGCTCATCACCGGCGCCAAGAAGATGCTTCGCCCCCAGGGGAGATTGGCACTTGTCACACCCTGTGAGTCGCATAAAGAAATTATTGAACTATGCACATTCAATAGTTTGAATATAAGCAGGATAACTGAGGTGATTTCGGTGAAAGGCGCGTCGCCAAAACGCTTGCTGTGGGAAATTACTTCAAGTCGTTGTACCTTAGAAACTGACTGCATCACAATTGAGGATGCACCTGGACAATTCAATGAGCATTACATCGATTTGTGCCACGATTTCTACCTGAAATTTTGATTGCCCAAAGGGCTAAGGCAGCAGCTCAAACAATTGGGCTGTGGCCAGCTCATACTGTGCGATTGTGTGCGCCTTACCTATGCGCTTGCGGCACTTGTGGTCAGATTGTGGCAAATACATGTTCCAAAAGGCCTTCATTGCATTCAGTAGTTGAACACTGCCTCCTGTGAGTTCTTTTCGATATTGGGCATATATGGCATCGTGGAATGTGCGATAGTGATCCCTGTCGGCCTTTTCGGGTGTGAGCATAGCTGGATTGGCCACAAGCGCACGGCCTATCATGACTCCGGCAATATTGCTACCTGGCATTTCATCGAATCGCTGCATCAACGGCACGATATCCTCCCGTCGGGCAATGTCGCCATTGTAAATCACCGGGTAGGTCGTGGATTGTAGTATGTTTAGAAATTGTGTAATGTCTACATCGCCGCTGTATTGTTGAATCCCGGTACGGGGGTGTATGGCAATGTGCATAGGGTCGATGATGGGTATGAGTGGCAAAATGCGACGCCAGTCATCGGCGCTGTTGTAACCGACGCGCATCTTGATCGAGTACTTGAGGCCATCGATGCTTGCCAGTCGTTTAAACAAAGCTTCAACTCGTTGCGGATAACACAATATTCCAGAGCCTTTTGCATGTCGTGCGATTGGAGGAAAAGGGCACCCCATATTAAGGTCGACCCGATTGTAACCCAAAGATTTCAAGTACAAAACCATCGCAACGGTGTCGTCGATGGTGCCCGCGAGAACTTGTGGCACAAAGTTGTATCCATTGTTGTTCTCAGGCTGCACATCGCGCACGTCACGGCTCATGAGGCTACCCCCCTTCATGCGCATGAAAGGGGAGTAGTAGCAATCGATGCCACCAAATATCCTGGCATGTGTGCTGCGCCACACATGACCAGTGTAGCCTTGCAGCGGTGCCGACAATATTTTGAAATCTTGCTTCATTTTTACAAAGTTACTCATTTTGGCTAAAATTATGTACCTTTGTGACACAATTGCTAT
This window contains:
- a CDS encoding tRNA-dihydrouridine synthase family protein, with protein sequence MKQDFKILSAPLQGYTGHVWRSTHARIFGGIDCYYSPFMRMKGGSLMSRDVRDVQPENNNGYNFVPQVLAGTIDDTVAMVLYLKSLGYNRVDLNMGCPFPPIARHAKGSGILCYPQRVEALFKRLASIDGLKYSIKMRVGYNSADDWRRILPLIPIIDPMHIAIHPRTGIQQYSGDVDITQFLNILQSTTYPVIYNGDIARREDIVPLMQRFDEMPGSNIAGVMIGRALVANPAMLTPEKADRDHYRTFHDAIYAQYRKELTGGSVQLLNAMKAFWNMYLPQSDHKCRKRIGKAHTIAQYELATAQLFELLP
- a CDS encoding tRNA1(Val) (adenine(37)-N6)-methyltransferase, translating into MGRSKTFHFKQFDVLNDKTAMKVGTDGVLLGAWCNVSGARRVLDVGTGCGVIALMVAQRNPDASVLGIDIDASGVEEASYNFAHSPWGDRLEARCVDFNDLDFSAAFDLVVSNPPFFTCGVLPPNQKRLNARHTRMLTFESLITGAKKMLRPQGRLALVTPCESHKEIIELCTFNSLNISRITEVISVKGASPKRLLWEITSSRCTLETDCITIEDAPGQFNEHYIDLCHDFYLKF